One genomic region from Phragmites australis chromosome 1, lpPhrAust1.1, whole genome shotgun sequence encodes:
- the LOC133889733 gene encoding uncharacterized protein LOC133889733: MATKARLGELMWEHRLQAAAAVAFVAAATVSISAVGLRLGAVVSFFWPLLVSTGFFLVAVAVLLRISPPPAGADESGKELIDFVAGCRPEHLVPELAAAAASVEAPPEPEI; the protein is encoded by the coding sequence ATGGCGACGAAGGCGAGGCTCGGGGAGCTAATGTGGGAGCACCGGTTGCAGGCGGCGGCCGCGGTGGCGTTCGTGGCCGCTGCCACCGTCTCGATCTCCGCCGTCGGGCTCAGGCTCGGCGCCGTGGTCTCCTTCTTCTGGCCGCTGCTCGTCTCCACGGGCTTCTTCCTCGTGGCGGTCGCTGTGCTGCTCCGGATCTCGCCGCCGCCCGCGGGCGCCGACGAGTCCGGCAAGGAGCTCATCGACTTTGTCGCCGGGTGCCGCCCAGAGCACCTCGTCCCGGAGTTGGCCGCAGCCGCGGCCTCCGTGGAGGCGCCGCCGGAGCCAGAGATCTAG
- the LOC133921390 gene encoding uncharacterized protein LOC133921390 yields the protein MSKRQGPPKHQNRYAWKPNLGQKINETEPGGRFRPLSEITGVCQRCRDQIDWKRRYGKYKPIVEPAKCQKCGKRNVRQAYHNVCRDCSKDLGICAKCCTRVNELVGRDANEEESERRALEEAIKGARERERRTLLRMMNKGNGGESGPSVPKIADRSREGDIFPVASLDEYAEQAREEDESDEEARDFVED from the exons ATGTCGAAGCGGCAGGGACCCCCGAAGCACCAGAACCGCTACGCGTGGAAGCCAAACCTCGGCCAGAAGATCAACGAGACC GAGCCCGGGGGCAGGTTCCGGCCACTGTCGGAGATCACCGGCGTCTGCCAGCGCTGCCGGGACCAGATCGACTGGAAGCGCAG ATACGGCAAGTACAAGCCAATCGTTGAACCCGCCAAATG CCAGAAGTGCGGGAAGCGAAACGTCCGGCAGGCGTACCACAACGTCTGCAGAG ATTGCTCCAAGGACCTCGGGATATGTGCCAAGTGCTGCACTCGTGTCAACGAGCTTGTCGGAAG GGATGCTAATGAAGAGGAGAGTGAACGCAGGGCACTAGAGGAG GCCATCAAAGGTGCTAGGGAGAGGGAAAGACGTACCCTTCTTCGAATG ATGAACAAAGGCAACGGTGGGGAGAGTGGGCCGTCGGTCCCAAAGATTGCTGACAGAAGTCGAGAAGGTGACATCTTCCCTGTCGCATCACTTGATGAATACGCTGAACAAGctagagaggaagatgagtcTGATGAAGAGGCCAGAGATTTTGTAGAAGATTAA